In a single window of the Mesorhizobium shangrilense genome:
- a CDS encoding Crp/Fnr family transcriptional regulator yields the protein MRKDIHSDGIPVLCESCEVRHRGLCGVLEPDQLVALAKTSTKHKISEGAELIGDAERIENYSNVLSGVVKLSKVMADGRQQIVGLQFAPDFLGRPFRAESDINVEAATEVSLCSFPRSAVERLMKEQPELEHRLLQQTLKELDEARDWMLTLGRKTAVEKVASFLLMIARNSHPNGQAGRQSLSFDLPLKRADIADFLGLTIETVSRQLTKLRAEGVISIENNRHVTIGNLARLEACAGA from the coding sequence CCGTGCTCTGCGAGTCGTGTGAGGTCCGCCATCGCGGCCTTTGCGGTGTTCTGGAGCCGGATCAACTCGTCGCACTCGCCAAAACGTCCACCAAGCACAAGATCAGCGAAGGCGCCGAATTGATCGGCGACGCCGAGCGGATCGAGAATTACTCGAACGTGCTCTCGGGCGTGGTCAAGCTGAGCAAGGTCATGGCGGACGGCCGCCAGCAGATCGTTGGCCTCCAGTTCGCTCCCGACTTCCTGGGTCGCCCGTTCAGGGCGGAAAGCGACATCAACGTCGAGGCGGCGACGGAGGTGTCGCTGTGTTCCTTCCCCCGTTCGGCCGTCGAGCGGCTGATGAAGGAACAGCCGGAGCTGGAGCATCGACTGCTCCAGCAGACGCTGAAGGAACTCGACGAGGCGCGAGACTGGATGCTGACGCTCGGCCGCAAGACCGCGGTGGAGAAAGTCGCAAGCTTCCTCCTGATGATTGCGCGCAATTCCCATCCGAACGGCCAAGCCGGTCGGCAGAGCCTGAGCTTCGACCTGCCGCTCAAGCGCGCCGATATCGCCGATTTCCTGGGGTTGACGATCGAGACGGTCAGCCGGCAGCTCACCAAGCTGCGCGCGGAGGGAGTCATCTCCATCGAGAACAACCGCCACGTGACGATCGGCAACCTGGCCCGGCTGGAGGCTTGCGCCGGCGCTTGA
- a CDS encoding hemerythrin domain-containing protein yields the protein MNIQLEQTTAGRCSIREGCPIAAACGNHGPAPCEDVWSAHDEKLRLCEALEELADSLPAVDRLRCLQLAGILVPLLRVSHRYEEDVVFPAFRKSFTDAAASASSIRRLTTEHVEDECAAQDITEVLMTIGRGGPVDNPEALGFMLRAFFETLRRHIAFEREHVLPSLYRPPSAAV from the coding sequence GTGAATATTCAGCTTGAGCAGACGACCGCAGGCCGGTGCAGCATCCGGGAGGGGTGCCCGATCGCCGCGGCCTGCGGCAATCACGGCCCTGCGCCTTGCGAGGACGTATGGAGCGCTCATGACGAGAAGCTCAGGCTCTGCGAGGCGCTTGAGGAACTTGCCGATTCTCTACCGGCCGTCGATCGGCTGAGGTGCCTGCAGCTCGCAGGCATCCTCGTACCGCTGCTGCGCGTCAGTCATCGATACGAAGAAGACGTCGTCTTCCCCGCCTTCCGCAAGAGCTTCACTGATGCTGCGGCAAGCGCGTCTTCGATCCGTCGGCTGACAACCGAGCATGTCGAGGACGAGTGCGCCGCCCAGGACATCACCGAGGTGCTGATGACGATCGGCCGCGGGGGTCCGGTCGACAATCCTGAAGCATTGGGCTTCATGCTGAGGGCATTCTTCGAGACGCTGCGTCGCCACATCGCCTTCGAGCGGGAGCATGTGTTGCCGAGCCTGTATCGCCCGCCGTCCGCGGCCGTGTGA
- the ccoN gene encoding cytochrome-c oxidase, cbb3-type subunit I, with protein MRFGPEIIGVGLFAFAALMGVAFAADDLFRQHMWVLFFVLGTTTVVLLRRASFAPEQRVDPDAFMDDPIRYGAIATMFWGVVGMLVGVIVALQLAYPDLNLEPWFNFGRMRPLHTSGVIFAFGGNALIATSFYVVQRTCRARLFGGNLPWFVFWGYQLFIVMAATGYLLGSTQSREYAEPEWYVDLWLTIVWVAYLVVFLGTILKRKEPHIYVANWFYLSFIVTIAMLHVVNNLAIPVSLTGSKSYSAFAGVQDALTQWWYGHNAVGFFLTAGFLGMMYYFVPKQVNRPVYSYRLSIIHFWSLIFLYIWAGPHHLHYTALPDWAQTLGMVFSIMLWMPSWGGMINGLMTLSGAWDKIRTDPVVRMMVAAIAFYGMATFEGPMMSIKAVNSLSHYTDWTIGHVHSGALGWNGLITFSALYYMVPKLWNRERLYSIRMVTWHFWLATLGIVVYAAVMWVSGIMQGLMWREYDEQGFLVYSFAETVQAMHPYYVMRALGGLLYLSGIVLMAYNIAMTILGHQREEAPIGGRTPALQPAE; from the coding sequence ATGAGATTCGGACCAGAGATTATCGGCGTCGGCCTGTTCGCGTTCGCCGCCCTCATGGGCGTCGCCTTCGCGGCCGACGACCTCTTCCGCCAGCACATGTGGGTGCTGTTTTTCGTGCTCGGCACGACCACCGTGGTCCTCCTGCGCAGGGCGAGCTTCGCGCCTGAGCAGCGGGTCGATCCCGACGCCTTCATGGATGACCCGATCCGCTACGGCGCGATCGCCACCATGTTCTGGGGCGTCGTCGGCATGCTGGTCGGCGTCATCGTCGCGCTGCAGCTCGCCTATCCGGACCTCAATCTCGAGCCCTGGTTCAATTTCGGCCGCATGCGGCCGCTGCATACGTCCGGCGTGATCTTCGCCTTCGGCGGCAACGCGCTCATCGCCACTTCGTTCTACGTCGTGCAGCGCACGTGCCGCGCACGGCTGTTCGGCGGCAATCTCCCCTGGTTCGTGTTCTGGGGCTATCAGCTTTTCATCGTGATGGCGGCGACGGGCTATCTGCTCGGCTCCACCCAGAGCCGCGAGTATGCCGAACCCGAATGGTACGTCGACCTCTGGCTGACGATCGTCTGGGTCGCCTACCTCGTCGTGTTCCTGGGCACGATCCTGAAGCGCAAGGAACCGCATATCTACGTCGCCAACTGGTTCTACCTGTCGTTCATCGTCACGATCGCGATGCTGCACGTGGTCAACAACCTGGCGATCCCGGTCTCGCTGACCGGTTCGAAGAGCTACTCGGCTTTCGCCGGCGTGCAGGACGCGCTGACGCAGTGGTGGTACGGCCATAACGCGGTGGGCTTCTTCCTCACCGCCGGCTTCCTGGGCATGATGTACTACTTCGTGCCGAAGCAGGTGAACCGCCCGGTCTATTCCTACCGGCTCTCGATCATCCACTTCTGGTCGCTGATCTTCCTCTACATCTGGGCCGGCCCGCACCACCTGCACTACACGGCGCTGCCCGACTGGGCGCAGACGCTGGGCATGGTGTTCTCGATCATGCTGTGGATGCCGTCGTGGGGCGGCATGATCAACGGCCTGATGACGCTCTCGGGCGCCTGGGACAAGATCCGCACGGATCCGGTCGTGCGCATGATGGTCGCCGCGATCGCCTTCTACGGCATGGCCACCTTCGAGGGGCCGATGATGTCCATCAAGGCGGTCAACTCGCTGTCGCACTACACCGACTGGACCATCGGCCACGTGCACTCGGGTGCGCTCGGCTGGAACGGCCTGATCACCTTCAGCGCGCTCTACTACATGGTGCCGAAGCTGTGGAACCGCGAGCGGCTGTACTCGATCCGCATGGTCACCTGGCATTTCTGGCTCGCCACGCTCGGCATCGTCGTCTACGCGGCCGTCATGTGGGTGTCGGGCATCATGCAGGGCCTGATGTGGCGCGAGTACGACGAGCAGGGCTTCCTGGTCTACTCGTTCGCCGAGACGGTCCAGGCCATGCATCCCTACTACGTCATGCGGGCGCTGGGCGGACTGCTCTACCTCTCGGGCATCGTCCTGATGGCCTACAACATCGCCATGACCATCCTTGGCCATCAGCGCGAAGAGGCGCCGATCGGCGGCCGTACGCCTGCGCTGCAGCCCGCGGAATAA
- the ccoO gene encoding cytochrome-c oxidase, cbb3-type subunit II gives MGILNKHGTIERNATLLLVGSFLVVTVGGIVEITPLFYLENTIEKVEGMRPYSPLELAGRNVYVREGCYTCHSQMIRPFRDEVERYGHYSLAAESMYDHGFQWGSKRTGPDLARVGDRYSNEWHVQHLIEPRSVVPESIMPRYGFLKDKPLDTKNFSTNLVANVRVGVPYTDEMIANAEADLKAQADPNADTSGVEARYPKAKLGDFDGNPQALTEMDALVAYLQMLGTLVDFTTYDEATGYR, from the coding sequence ATGGGCATTTTGAACAAGCACGGCACCATTGAACGCAACGCGACGCTGCTGCTGGTCGGTTCGTTCCTCGTCGTGACGGTGGGCGGCATCGTCGAGATCACGCCGCTCTTCTACCTCGAGAACACCATCGAGAAGGTGGAGGGCATGCGGCCCTATTCGCCGCTGGAGCTGGCGGGCCGCAACGTCTACGTCCGCGAAGGCTGCTACACCTGCCACAGCCAGATGATCCGCCCGTTCCGCGACGAGGTGGAGCGCTACGGCCACTACAGCCTGGCGGCGGAATCCATGTACGACCACGGGTTCCAGTGGGGGTCGAAGCGCACCGGGCCGGATCTCGCGCGCGTCGGCGACCGCTATTCGAACGAGTGGCACGTCCAGCACCTCATCGAGCCGCGCTCGGTGGTGCCGGAGTCGATCATGCCGCGCTACGGCTTCCTGAAGGACAAGCCGCTCGACACCAAGAACTTCTCCACGAACCTGGTGGCCAACGTCAGGGTCGGCGTGCCCTACACCGACGAGATGATCGCCAACGCCGAAGCCGACCTGAAGGCGCAGGCAGACCCCAACGCCGACACTTCCGGCGTCGAGGCGCGCTACCCCAAGGCAAAGCTGGGCGACTTCGACGGCAATCCGCAGGCCCTGACCGAGATGGATGCACTCGTCGCCTACCTGCAGATGCTGGGCACGCTGGTCGACTTCACGACCTACGACGAAGCAACCGGATATCGCTGA
- a CDS encoding cbb3-type cytochrome c oxidase subunit 3 → METYTALRQFADSWALLAMTLFFIGVVVFAFRPGSRANAEEAARIPLKDD, encoded by the coding sequence ATGGAAACCTATACCGCGCTGCGCCAGTTCGCCGACAGTTGGGCGCTGCTCGCCATGACGCTCTTCTTCATCGGCGTCGTCGTCTTCGCCTTTCGGCCAGGCAGCCGCGCAAATGCAGAAGAAGCGGCGCGCATTCCCCTCAAGGACGACTGA